A genomic window from Nocardioides sp. BP30 includes:
- a CDS encoding phospholipase C, protein MRNPIVRGSRRAKIAGFGIAAAALVGASFTYVSMATADPADNSANTTTPIKHVVVLFDENESYDHYFGTYPNAANTDGVPFTAATGTPLSNNYAKTPSLLKKTTDGGTNPNSTAPFRLTNSQAVTCSQNHNYTPEQKAVSGINGATNTGVPMSTFPENTSGCAINGSTPTNMGYFDGNTVTGLWNYAQNYAMSDNSWADNFGPSTVGALNVVSGQTGNATAYSSTSDDSNPTALTNAGTVSASGFSAITATSTGNTGTVIGDPDPVYDDCADADHTGTSNLVGMNGKNIGDLLNAKGVTWGWFQGGFTPTTKYTGSGYAKCDSTHTNIAGASDIDYSPHHNPFAYYKSTSNPHHYPGTPGVAIGANDPTNDTTKTGANHQYDLSAFDMALANNQLPAVSYLKAAQYEDAHPGYSDPVDEQRFVTDEINKIELSPEWSSTAIVIAYDDSDGWYDHQLPTIINGSNTSDDVQVCNTAANANSPIGGIADRCGPSQRLPFLVISPYSKQNYIDHTQTSQASVVKFIESNWSLDPIGGGSFDTTAGTITGMLDFAKPQQRSVLLNQNGTVARIVSDKTTTGGGTTTSPAPTVARITKIGVVGVDKKVKVKKKIKASFLFAATGTVAGPVKLYDGKKVIASGNASQNVATLRFKLKTKGLHKLHLSFLGTRSVKAFTGSTFKVHAK, encoded by the coding sequence ATGAGGAATCCCATCGTCCGCGGCTCCCGCCGGGCGAAGATCGCCGGCTTCGGCATCGCGGCCGCGGCGCTCGTCGGAGCGTCGTTCACCTACGTCTCGATGGCGACGGCGGACCCCGCCGACAACTCGGCCAACACCACCACCCCGATCAAGCACGTGGTGGTGCTCTTCGACGAGAACGAGTCCTACGACCACTACTTCGGCACCTACCCGAACGCGGCCAACACCGACGGCGTCCCCTTCACTGCCGCCACCGGTACGCCGCTGTCGAACAACTACGCCAAGACCCCCTCGCTGCTGAAGAAGACCACCGACGGCGGCACGAACCCGAACAGCACCGCGCCGTTCCGGCTGACCAACAGCCAGGCCGTGACCTGCTCGCAGAACCACAACTACACCCCGGAGCAGAAGGCGGTCAGCGGCATCAACGGCGCCACCAACACCGGCGTTCCGATGAGCACCTTCCCGGAGAACACCAGCGGCTGCGCCATCAACGGCAGCACGCCGACGAACATGGGCTACTTCGACGGCAACACCGTCACCGGGCTATGGAACTACGCGCAGAACTACGCGATGAGCGACAACTCGTGGGCGGACAACTTCGGTCCCTCGACCGTCGGCGCGCTCAACGTCGTCTCCGGCCAGACCGGCAACGCCACGGCGTACTCCTCGACCAGTGACGACTCCAACCCGACGGCGCTGACCAACGCGGGCACCGTCTCCGCCTCCGGCTTCTCGGCGATCACCGCGACCAGCACGGGCAACACCGGCACCGTCATCGGCGACCCCGACCCGGTCTACGACGACTGCGCCGACGCCGACCACACCGGCACCAGCAACCTGGTCGGCATGAACGGCAAGAACATCGGCGACCTGCTCAACGCCAAGGGCGTGACCTGGGGCTGGTTCCAGGGTGGCTTCACCCCGACGACCAAGTACACCGGCAGCGGCTACGCCAAGTGCGACTCCACCCACACCAACATCGCGGGCGCGAGCGACATCGACTACTCGCCGCACCACAACCCGTTCGCGTACTACAAGTCGACGTCCAACCCGCACCACTACCCGGGCACCCCGGGCGTGGCGATCGGTGCCAACGACCCGACCAACGACACCACCAAGACCGGCGCCAACCACCAGTACGACCTGAGCGCCTTCGACATGGCGCTGGCGAACAACCAGCTGCCGGCCGTGTCCTACCTCAAGGCCGCGCAGTACGAGGACGCCCACCCGGGCTACTCCGACCCGGTCGACGAGCAGCGCTTCGTCACCGACGAGATCAACAAGATCGAGCTCTCGCCGGAGTGGTCCTCGACCGCGATCGTCATCGCCTACGACGACTCCGACGGGTGGTACGACCACCAGCTGCCGACGATCATCAACGGCTCGAACACCTCCGACGACGTCCAGGTCTGCAACACGGCCGCCAACGCGAACAGCCCGATCGGTGGCATCGCCGACCGGTGCGGTCCCTCGCAGCGGCTGCCCTTCCTGGTCATCTCGCCGTACTCGAAGCAGAACTACATCGACCACACCCAGACCAGCCAGGCCTCGGTGGTGAAGTTCATTGAGAGCAACTGGAGCCTGGACCCGATCGGTGGCGGTTCCTTCGACACCACCGCCGGCACCATCACCGGCATGCTCGACTTCGCCAAGCCGCAGCAGCGCAGCGTGCTGCTGAACCAGAACGGCACCGTGGCCCGCATCGTCTCCGACAAGACGACCACCGGCGGCGGCACGACCACGTCCCCGGCTCCGACCGTCGCGCGGATCACCAAGATCGGGGTCGTCGGCGTGGACAAGAAGGTCAAGGTCAAGAAGAAGATCAAGGCCTCGTTCCTCTTCGCCGCGACCGGCACGGTCGCGGGTCCGGTCAAGCTCTACGACGGCAAGAAGGTGATCGCCTCGGGCAACGCCAGCCAGAACGTGGCGACGCTGAGGTTCAAGCTGAAGACCAAGGGTCTGCACAAGCTCCACCTGAGCTTCCTGGGCACGCGCTCGGTCAAGGCCTTCACCGGCTCGACCTTCAAGGTGCACGCCAAGTGA
- the efeB gene encoding iron uptake transporter deferrochelatase/peroxidase subunit, whose amino-acid sequence MTCPFSSQHDEALPESRAESPGLSRRGLMGGALGVAATAAVVATASGRAQAVDPSTAASGTAKAAAAYPFQGEHQQGILTPVQRHAAYVAFDVTAADRDELQAALRELTDQARFLTKGGIPADHGIGATPADDGILGPVVPADALTATVSVGASLFDDRFGLSALKPARLRRMDEFPNDSLDRSVCDGDLLLQLCADNVDTVTHALRQIMRSTRGALQVRWRKDGFMSPPRPSGTPRNLLGFKDGTANPSTADSALMDRLVWTKAGGDEPAWVAGGSYHVVRVIRMLVEFWDRVSLLEQQQMIGRDRVTGAPLTGTHEFDVPAYATDSTGDAIPFTAHIRLANPRNGKTDDQQMLRRSFNYDAGTDANGQLDMGLIFTAFNADLDRQFVTVQKRLVDEPLVDYIAPYGGGYYFALPGVRDSGDWLGRGLFA is encoded by the coding sequence GTGACCTGCCCCTTCAGCAGCCAGCACGATGAGGCGCTCCCGGAGTCTCGCGCCGAGTCGCCAGGGCTCAGCCGCCGCGGGCTGATGGGCGGCGCGCTCGGCGTGGCGGCGACCGCCGCGGTGGTCGCCACGGCGAGCGGCCGGGCCCAGGCCGTCGACCCGTCGACGGCCGCGTCGGGGACGGCGAAGGCAGCCGCGGCGTACCCCTTCCAGGGTGAGCACCAGCAGGGCATCCTCACCCCTGTCCAGCGGCATGCCGCCTACGTCGCCTTCGACGTCACCGCCGCCGACCGGGACGAGCTGCAGGCCGCGTTGCGCGAGCTCACCGACCAAGCGAGGTTCCTCACCAAGGGTGGTATCCCCGCCGACCACGGGATCGGTGCGACCCCCGCCGACGACGGCATCCTCGGGCCGGTCGTCCCGGCCGACGCTCTGACCGCCACCGTCAGCGTGGGTGCCAGCCTGTTCGACGACCGCTTCGGGCTCAGCGCGCTCAAGCCCGCGCGGCTGCGGCGGATGGACGAGTTCCCCAACGACTCCCTCGACCGTTCGGTCTGCGACGGCGACCTGCTGCTGCAGCTGTGCGCCGACAACGTCGACACCGTCACCCACGCGTTGCGCCAGATCATGCGCTCGACCCGCGGAGCACTGCAGGTGCGCTGGCGCAAGGACGGCTTCATGTCGCCGCCGCGTCCCAGTGGCACCCCGCGCAACCTGCTGGGCTTCAAGGACGGCACCGCCAACCCCTCGACCGCCGACAGCGCGCTGATGGATCGGCTGGTCTGGACCAAGGCCGGGGGAGACGAGCCCGCCTGGGTCGCCGGCGGCAGCTACCACGTGGTGCGGGTGATCCGGATGCTGGTGGAGTTCTGGGACCGGGTCTCCCTGCTGGAGCAGCAGCAGATGATCGGCCGTGACCGGGTCACCGGCGCACCCCTGACCGGCACCCACGAGTTCGACGTGCCGGCGTACGCCACCGACAGCACCGGCGACGCCATCCCCTTCACCGCGCACATCCGGCTGGCCAACCCCCGCAACGGGAAGACCGACGACCAGCAGATGCTGCGCCGTTCGTTCAACTACGACGCCGGCACCGACGCCAACGGCCAGCTCGACATGGGCCTGATCTTCACCGCGTTCAACGCCGACCTCGACCGGCAGTTCGTGACCGTCCAGAAGCGCTTGGTCGACGAGCCGCTCGTGGACTACATCGCGCCGTACGGCGGCGGCTACTACTTCGCCCTTCCCGGCGTCCGGGACAGCGGCGACTGGCTTGGTCGGGGGCTGTTCGCATGA